In Pseudomonadales bacterium, the sequence GGGAAGGCCTTCTCGGCGACGCTCGAAGAGGCGCCGCACAGTTTTCCGCCACTCTATGCCGCCACCCTGCGCGCCAGCGAACGCACCGGTGACCTGGGCGAAGCGCTGTCGCGCTACATCGCCTACGCATCACAACTCGAGACCTTGCGCGGTCGGCTCATCAGCGCAGCGATCTATCCGCTGTTGCTGGTGGTGGTCGGGACGCTGGTCATTCTGTTTCTGCTCGGTTATGTCGTGCCGCGCTTCTCGCACATCTATCAGGACATGGGTGGCGATCTGCCGCTGCCGTCGCGACTGCTGCTGGAGTGGGGCTTGGCGGTGGAGCGCTACTGGCCGCTGTTGATCGGCATGGTGGCGGCACTGCTGGGGCTGGCCATGCAGGAGCGGGTGCGACACTGGATGGCACAGCGCCTGCTCGGCCTGCTGTGGCGCATTCCAGCGGTCGGCGAGCGGATGCGGGTGTTTCAACTGACCCGACTCTACCGCACGCTCGGCATGTTGCTGCTGGGCGGCATTGCCGTGGTGCCGGCGCTGGAGATGGTGAGCGGGCTGCTCTCCGCCGCGCTGCAGCCGCGGCTGGACAGTGCGACCCAGGCCATCCGCGAGGGGCGCGGCATCTCGCAGGCCTTCGAGGCGGGTGGGTTGACCACCGCGGTGGCGCTGCGCATGCTCAGGGTCGGCGAGCGTGCCGGCAACATGGGCGAAATGATGGAGCGCATCGCGGCCTTTCACGATGAAGAGATGGCGCGCTGGGCGGAGTGGGCGACCCGGCTGTTCGGTCCGCTGCTGATGCTGCTGATGGGGTTGATGATCGGATTCATCGTCGTGCTGATGTACCTGCCGATCTTCCAGTTGACCGAGGGCATCCAGTGATGGGCCATGCCGCGCTCGACCCGCCGGTCGTCCCCTTCTCGCCTGCGGAGCTCCAGGCCGCCCGCGTGCTGATGAGGGCACGCGGCTGTCGCCTGATCGAGGCGCTCGCGCAGGCGCATGATGGCCCGGATGCGGCCTGCGTCGCGCGGCTGGCCGTCACCGTCCGCATGAAGGTGGCCGGCATCGAGGCGATGCACGAGATGACGCCGGCCTTCGATCTGCTCGCCTATGGCGAGGCGCTGCAGCGGGAGTGTCTGCTGTTTCGTGCTGCCACGGATGGGCAGGGGCTGGTGGCGCTGCTGGCCGATCCGTTCGATGCCGGACTGCGGGGCTGGCTGGAGGAGCGGGCGCCCGAGCGGCTGGAGATCCGGCTGGCCAGCCGCGGTGACATTGCCGCCTACCTCGCGCGCCACGAAGAGACGCTGCGGGCGATGGATGGCCTGGTGGCGATGCAGGCATCGAGCCGACGCGATGCGGCGGCCGAGGACATCTCGCTGCGCAGCATCAGCGAAGACAGCAGTCCGGTGGTGCGTCTGGTCAACTCGACGCTCTACGACGCGCTCAAGGCCGGCGCCAGTGACATCCATCTGGAGACGGTGCCGTCGGGCATCTTCATCAAATACCGCATCGATGGCGTGCTGGCCTCGGTGGGTGGCATTCAGGGGAGCGAAAACGCCGAGCAGGTGATCTCGCGCATCAAGGTGATGGCGGAGCTCGACATCGCCGAACGGCGTGTCCCGCAGGATGGCCGCTTCAAGGTGGCGCTGGCCGGCCGCGAGATCGACATCCGGGTCTCGATCATGCCCAGCATCCATGGCGAGGATGCGGTGCTGCGCATCCTCGACAAGCAGCGCCTCTCCGCCGAGGTGAGCGGACTGCGCCTCGAATCGCTCGGCTTCGATGCCCCCACGCTCTTCGCGCTGCGCCGGCTGGCGACCGAGCCCTACGGCATGTTGCTGGTCACCGGACCCACCGGCAGCGGCAAGACCACCACGCTCTACGCCGCCATCGGCGAGATCAACACCGGCCATGACAAGATCATCACCATCGAGGATCCGGTCGAATACCAGTTGAACGGCGTGTTGCAGATTCCGGTGAATGAAAAGAAGGGACTGACCTTCGCGCGCGGGCTGCGCTCCATCCTGCGCCACGACCCGGACAAGGTGATGGTCGGGGAGATCCGCGACGGCGAGACGGCCCAGATCGCGGTGCAGGCGGCGCTCACCGGCCATCTGGTGCTCACCACCGTCCATGCCAACAACGTCTTCGACGTGCTGGGCCGTTTCACCCACATGGGGCTCGACCCCTACAGCCTGGTCGCGGCGCTCAACGGCATCGTCGCGCAGCGTCTGCTGCGGGTCATCTGTTCGGACTGTTCGCAGCAGAGCCAGCCCGATGCCGCCCTGCTGGCGATGTCCGGCATCGATGCGGCCGAGGAGTTCGACTTTCGCAGCGGGCGCGGCTGCGGCCACTGCCGCGGCAGCGGCTTTCGTGGACGCAAGGCGATTGCCGAGGTGCTGCTGCTGGACGACGAGCTGCGCGAGATGATCGTGACGCGCGAACCGGTGCGCCGCATCAAGGAGGCCGCCTGTCACAAGGGCACGCGGCTGCTGCGCGAGGCGGGGCTGGAGATGGTCCGGCGCGGCGAAACCACGCTGCAGGAGCTCAACCGTGTGGTCAGCTAGGCGACTGCGGGTGGCGCTGTCGACGCAGCAACTGGTGCTGGTCGAGCACAGCCGACCGTGGTCGCGGCGGCCGACGGCGGTCCAGCAGCTCCACTATCGATCTGAAGGCGTGGCGGAGTCCGCGCCGTGGCGTCCGGCTGTCGACGCGCTGACGCGGCTGCTGGCACAGCGGCAGGCGCAGGGTGCTGCGCTGCATGTCGTGCTCTGCGGACGCTTTGCCCGCTGGCAGTTGCTGCCATGGCGTGCAGGATTGACCCGACCCCAGGAGTGGAGCGCCTACGCCGCCGTGACTTTTCAGGAGACCTTCGGTGCCGTCACCCGCGAGTGGCAGGTGCAACCGTCGTTGCAACCACCGCAGCAGGCCGTGCCGGCCTGTGCGGTCGATGCCGGACTTCTGCGCGCACTGCGCACGGCCTGCGCTGAGGCCGGCGCGACCCTGGCCACGGTGGCGCCCTACTTTTCGGTCGCCTTCGACCATTGGCGCAGTGCGCTCGAGGGCAGGGTGGTCTGGTTCGGTGTGCTCGAAGCCGACTCTCTGGCGCTGGGGCTGCTGCAACAGGAGCAGTGGCTGGGTCTGCGCAGCCAGCGGCTCGACAGTGACTGGCGCGAACTGCTGCCGGGGATGATGGCGCAGATCGGCATTCAGGCCGGCCTCGATGAGGTCGAGACTGCGGCGCCACGGTTCTATCTGACCGGAGCGGGCGAAGCCCCGGCCGCCGACCCTCGCCACCCCTTCGTCTGGCTGCAACCGCGCAGCCAGACCCAGTTCGATGGCATCGGCTGTCGCATGGCGCTCGGGCTGTGACCATGAGGATGCCACCGCTCGAGATCGACTTCAGCGCACGTCGTCGCCTGGCCTCGCCGCTCGGCTGGCTGCTGCTGGCAGCGGGGGCCGTGGCCATGGTGCTGGTCAGCCTCGATCATCTTGCGGCGCTCGATGCACTGCGCCTGGTCGAAGTCGAGCAGGCGCGCCTGTCGCAGCAGAGAGAGCAGGCGCAGCCAGCCGGACGCGCTGGCCGGAGCGAGCTGGAGCAGGCTGAACTGAAGTCGGCCCAGCGCATCGCTGCCCAGCTGAATCTGCCGTGGAACGCACTGCTGGCCACGCTCGAGCGGAGTGCCGACCCCAATGTGGCGCTGCTCTCATTCGAAAGCGAAGGACAGACGCGCCAGTTGCACCTGATGGGCGAGGCGCGGACGATCGATGACGTGGTGGTCTATGCGCAGCGGCTGGATCAGTCATCGCAGGTTGCCGCGGTGACACTCTCGCGTCATGAACAGCGGCGAGTGGAGCAGGAGAGCGTGATCCGCTTCACGCTGGATGTCGACTGGAGCCGCCAGTGATCACCGCGGAGCTGTTCACTGCCCACCTTCGGCATCAACTTCACCGGCACGGCTGGCCGGCGGCGGCCGGACTGCTGCTGGGCCTGATGGCCCTCCTCTGGCAGCTTGTCATCGTGCAGGCCGTGCGCAGTGAGACGCTGGCGCAGCAGGCCGCGCTGGAGGCGCTGCGGCACCAGCGCGCGGCGCAGTCGACACCGCAGCAGGTGGAGGGCCGCCGGTTGAGCGATCTCCACGCCAGCCTGCCGACCGATTCGGATGCACTGGCCGTCATCGAACGCCTGCACCATGCCGCCACCCTCCATGGCGTCGAGCTGCCCCAGGGCGACTACCGGTTGAGCCGCGATGCCAGCGGCACCCTGCTGCGCTACCAGATCACCCTGCCGGCACGCGGTGGCTATCCGCAACTGCGCGCCTGGCTGGCCGATCTGATGAATGCGCTGCCGACCATCGCGCTTGATGGGTTGGCCGTCCAGCGTGACGACGTCGGCAGTGGCCGGATCGACGCCAGAGTGCGGCTGACCCTGTTTCTGAAAGCGGGCTGAGCATGGCAACGGTGGCACCCTCCCGATCGCTGCGGCGGCAAGCTGTTTTGGCACTGGCGTTGATCGCCACGCTGATCGCCGCCTTCGTCGACTTCGGTGAACCGGAGCTGGTGCAACCACG encodes:
- a CDS encoding PilN domain-containing protein, coding for MPPLEIDFSARRRLASPLGWLLLAAGAVAMVLVSLDHLAALDALRLVEVEQARLSQQREQAQPAGRAGRSELEQAELKSAQRIAAQLNLPWNALLATLERSADPNVALLSFESEGQTRQLHLMGEARTIDDVVVYAQRLDQSSQVAAVTLSRHEQRRVEQESVIRFTLDVDWSRQ
- a CDS encoding type II/IV secretion system protein, translated to MGHAALDPPVVPFSPAELQAARVLMRARGCRLIEALAQAHDGPDAACVARLAVTVRMKVAGIEAMHEMTPAFDLLAYGEALQRECLLFRAATDGQGLVALLADPFDAGLRGWLEERAPERLEIRLASRGDIAAYLARHEETLRAMDGLVAMQASSRRDAAAEDISLRSISEDSSPVVRLVNSTLYDALKAGASDIHLETVPSGIFIKYRIDGVLASVGGIQGSENAEQVISRIKVMAELDIAERRVPQDGRFKVALAGREIDIRVSIMPSIHGEDAVLRILDKQRLSAEVSGLRLESLGFDAPTLFALRRLATEPYGMLLVTGPTGSGKTTTLYAAIGEINTGHDKIITIEDPVEYQLNGVLQIPVNEKKGLTFARGLRSILRHDPDKVMVGEIRDGETAQIAVQAALTGHLVLTTVHANNVFDVLGRFTHMGLDPYSLVAALNGIVAQRLLRVICSDCSQQSQPDAALLAMSGIDAAEEFDFRSGRGCGHCRGSGFRGRKAIAEVLLLDDELREMIVTREPVRRIKEAACHKGTRLLREAGLEMVRRGETTLQELNRVVS
- a CDS encoding type II secretion system F family protein, yielding MKYQVKTLNADKGVDIIVLEASDQAQARHQAAAQGHAVLSVTPLPLGGGLRSAGKARFPLLLFSQELLSLLNSGISIVEAIETLAEKEQRPAIQQTLRRILSGLREGKAFSATLEEAPHSFPPLYAATLRASERTGDLGEALSRYIAYASQLETLRGRLISAAIYPLLLVVVGTLVILFLLGYVVPRFSHIYQDMGGDLPLPSRLLLEWGLAVERYWPLLIGMVAALLGLAMQERVRHWMAQRLLGLLWRIPAVGERMRVFQLTRLYRTLGMLLLGGIAVVPALEMVSGLLSAALQPRLDSATQAIREGRGISQAFEAGGLTTAVALRMLRVGERAGNMGEMMERIAAFHDEEMARWAEWATRLFGPLLMLLMGLMIGFIVVLMYLPIFQLTEGIQ